One Sediminibacillus dalangtanensis genomic region harbors:
- a CDS encoding DUF5316 domain-containing protein, translated as MKAVYFGFIGVGVALITAFVTTDFTYLYKITGAAALLCVTLAGLTSGAFVSGQQYGRNIHSETKQTRQERYGMMLFSLKAAVPNICSAILFYLLIA; from the coding sequence ATGAAGGCTGTGTATTTTGGGTTTATCGGGGTTGGAGTGGCACTAATTACAGCTTTTGTTACAACCGATTTTACGTATCTTTATAAGATTACGGGAGCGGCTGCATTGCTTTGTGTGACTCTTGCCGGTTTGACATCTGGGGCTTTTGTCAGCGGTCAGCAATATGGAAGGAATATTCATTCGGAAACAAAACAGACAAGACAAGAAAGGTATGGCATGATGTTGTTTTCGTTAAAAGCTGCCGTTCCCAATATCTGTTCAGCTATCCTATTTTATTTATTGATTGCATAA
- a CDS encoding GNAT family N-acetyltransferase: MITIKKAQPEHAAGIASVCTKANWDTYRELRSEAYIERVIEEYYNQSRILKEIEKTGRSWGGWFVALEEGNVVGAAGGGMTEEKEAEIYVLYLDPARRNEGIGTMLLEAVTEQQKHLGAIKQWVSVAEGNQKAIPFYETRGFQIHSKQPDYGSSQDEYYQSLRYMRLL; encoded by the coding sequence TTGATAACCATAAAAAAAGCCCAGCCGGAACATGCAGCTGGAATCGCAAGCGTATGCACGAAGGCTAATTGGGATACATACAGGGAATTGCGGAGTGAGGCATATATTGAAAGAGTCATTGAAGAATATTATAACCAGTCGCGAATTCTCAAGGAAATCGAAAAGACGGGCAGATCCTGGGGCGGCTGGTTTGTAGCGCTGGAAGAGGGAAATGTAGTCGGAGCAGCTGGAGGCGGAATGACGGAAGAAAAGGAAGCGGAGATATATGTGCTTTATCTTGATCCGGCACGGCGGAATGAGGGAATTGGAACCATGTTGCTTGAGGCAGTTACTGAACAGCAAAAACATTTGGGTGCAATCAAGCAATGGGTGTCCGTAGCGGAAGGTAACCAAAAGGCGATTCCCTTTTACGAGACTCGTGGGTTCCAAATTCATTCCAAGCAGCCCGACTATGGAAGTTCCCAAGACGAGTATTACCAATCACTTCGCTACATGCGCCTATTATGA
- a CDS encoding DMT family transporter, whose product MMAYVYLISSLVLAFLSNLSVKLARGYTRPVPTISAFLCYALCLTCLTLAVQHFEVGFVYAVWSGVTVVSTAVIGILFFHETYNRLKIMSICMIIAGVVLLHLETG is encoded by the coding sequence ATGATGGCGTATGTTTATTTAATCAGCAGCCTAGTGCTGGCCTTTTTATCGAATCTATCGGTTAAGCTGGCCAGAGGTTATACAAGACCTGTTCCGACTATTTCGGCTTTTTTGTGCTATGCCCTCTGCCTGACCTGTTTAACGCTGGCTGTGCAACACTTTGAAGTTGGCTTCGTTTATGCAGTCTGGTCTGGAGTTACGGTAGTCTCGACAGCGGTAATCGGCATTTTGTTTTTCCACGAAACATACAATCGACTGAAAATCATGTCGATATGCATGATCATAGCAGGTGTTGTCCTCCTTCATCTGGAGACAGGCTGA
- a CDS encoding VOC family protein, translating to MTYELDHIGIAVRDLEASIAFYQHVLGGKLIDRYRSETKGVESEIAIMEVNGNRTELLKPTNNETSPIARFIRQKGKGVHHIAYHVHDLEKALEDLKTAGIRTLPDSFRVNKHGRRLVYLNPADTEGTIIEYCDYPENTEKN from the coding sequence ATGACATACGAACTCGATCACATTGGAATTGCAGTCCGTGATTTAGAAGCAAGCATTGCTTTTTATCAACACGTCCTGGGCGGAAAACTCATCGATCGTTACCGAAGTGAAACAAAAGGGGTCGAGAGCGAAATTGCTATTATGGAAGTGAACGGAAACCGCACAGAGCTGCTAAAACCGACAAATAATGAAACCTCCCCCATCGCCCGATTCATCAGGCAAAAAGGCAAAGGAGTCCATCACATAGCCTACCACGTCCATGACTTGGAAAAAGCCTTGGAGGATTTAAAAACAGCAGGAATCCGCACCTTGCCTGACAGTTTTCGTGTCAACAAGCACGGCCGTCGCTTGGTTTATTTGAATCCAGCTGATACAGAAGGTACCATCATCGAATATTGTGATTATCCTGAGAATACAGAAAAAAATTAG
- a CDS encoding isochorismatase, protein MIQLADDYKKRSIRFLEIWQKQGWRMKVYGISYQGGQPRKELVDTARTLALQTVPFPAMNSDRYGVGFIGVHDGKDSDFIFIDWWSNENELNHHVYISKHGEKPQFEYCTPKGLIACTWDLKVLNFERDCWVMAVLNNPAGTPDIDQYLQYHMNEDF, encoded by the coding sequence ATGATTCAATTGGCTGACGACTATAAAAAACGTTCGATTCGCTTCTTAGAAATTTGGCAAAAGCAAGGTTGGCGGATGAAGGTTTACGGTATTTCCTATCAGGGAGGGCAACCGAGGAAAGAACTGGTCGATACAGCCAGAACATTAGCATTGCAGACAGTGCCTTTTCCGGCGATGAACAGCGACCGTTACGGCGTCGGGTTCATCGGCGTGCACGATGGGAAGGATTCAGATTTTATTTTCATCGACTGGTGGTCCAATGAAAATGAACTAAACCATCATGTATATATTTCAAAACATGGAGAGAAACCGCAGTTTGAATATTGCACACCAAAAGGACTGATAGCCTGTACGTGGGATCTCAAGGTATTGAATTTCGAAAGGGACTGTTGGGTGATGGCGGTGTTAAACAATCCAGCCGGCACTCCCGATATAGATCAGTATTTACAGTATCACATGAACGAGGATTTCTAA
- a CDS encoding Type 1 glutamine amidotransferase-like domain-containing protein: MQHLFLFGGSPPFTPELGKVFAETARQATKKVAILFLEREGWEEYMSKYTSVLKEHGLQDFFYMPLHVHVSTSELEQLDACSGIVIGGGDTVRYRNYIVDTPIGERIRQRYLSGVPVAGFSAGALISPEHCVIPPIDNREGKHLFLPGLGLIEDIIISAHFTKWQEEANLQKALRKTAVPTGYGIDDDAGCYFKNQSLVLTEGNIKVMRG; the protein is encoded by the coding sequence ATGCAACACTTATTTCTATTCGGCGGAAGTCCGCCATTTACGCCAGAGTTGGGAAAGGTTTTTGCCGAAACTGCCAGGCAGGCAACCAAAAAAGTTGCCATTTTATTCTTGGAGAGAGAGGGCTGGGAGGAGTATATGTCGAAGTATACTTCGGTATTAAAAGAGCATGGTCTGCAGGACTTCTTTTACATGCCGCTTCACGTCCACGTCTCAACAAGTGAATTGGAACAGTTAGACGCATGCAGCGGTATTGTCATCGGTGGGGGAGATACCGTTCGCTACCGTAACTACATAGTGGATACGCCAATTGGTGAACGGATAAGGCAGCGTTATCTGTCGGGAGTGCCGGTAGCCGGATTTTCTGCCGGGGCATTGATCAGTCCGGAGCACTGTGTCATACCTCCTATCGATAATCGGGAAGGAAAACATTTATTTCTTCCTGGTTTGGGGCTAATCGAAGATATCATCATCAGTGCCCATTTTACGAAGTGGCAAGAAGAAGCAAACCTGCAAAAAGCACTCCGGAAAACGGCCGTTCCCACAGGTTATGGCATAGACGATGATGCTGGGTGTTATTTTAAGAATCAGTCATTGGTTCTAACAGAGGGAAATATCAAAGTAATGAGAGGCTAA
- a CDS encoding ATP-dependent DNA helicase, whose translation MSKTSSLPFTVDKTENFYDRLGDYVGDVFYDMLPEQGYELRDEQIYMAFQLEQAFKNKRTIFAEAGVGTGKTFVYLLYAICYARHQRKPAIISCADETLIEQLVKKGGDIEKLEEALGLSVDVRLAKSREQYVCVRKLDALANRTDDESVLGVHDQIPDFVFDQGASMKAFERYGDRKEYPWVSNQTWEKIAWDPLQQCSTCEWRHRSGQTLNREYYRHATDLIICSHDFYMEHVWTKESRKREGQMPLLPEASCVVFDEGHLLEFAAQKGLTYRFHADTLTKVLTGYMSQDVREETLYLIEDILTLHEDWFGLLSEKSTIVEGSSRKEVTLTDNLLRMAHTLNEKVQQVLEQLVFDSELFTIDPYHIRIIEEYLEFFSYGLSILLKDDEGIYWLEEAGTDTTLVIMPRLVEDVLKKEVFSQSIPFIFSSATLSQGGDFSHLAGSLGIASYDSFSVSSPFDYGRQMAIYGHVDKEDKWSRIREQLQENEGRSLLLFSSKQEMDLFRSWADKQDWSFSMLYEGDREISETVRKFQLDPSSVLCSYHLWEGLDVPGDALTQVIIVSLPFPPHDPVFQAKRKHAANPIESVDEPYMLLRLRQGIGRLIRSSNDNGTIHIWLKPEETNSYRQAIEKVLPVDIQW comes from the coding sequence ATGTCTAAAACAAGTTCACTTCCATTTACCGTTGACAAGACGGAAAATTTTTATGATCGCCTCGGCGACTATGTAGGCGACGTTTTTTACGATATGTTACCGGAACAAGGTTACGAATTGAGAGATGAACAAATTTACATGGCTTTTCAATTGGAACAAGCCTTTAAAAACAAGCGGACCATATTTGCAGAAGCAGGCGTCGGTACGGGAAAAACGTTTGTTTACCTGCTTTATGCCATTTGTTATGCACGCCACCAACGTAAACCTGCTATCATTTCCTGTGCGGATGAAACGTTGATCGAACAGCTGGTCAAAAAGGGCGGCGATATCGAAAAGCTGGAGGAAGCTCTCGGTCTCAGTGTCGATGTACGTCTGGCCAAATCCAGGGAGCAATACGTCTGTGTGCGAAAACTGGACGCCCTGGCAAATCGGACCGATGATGAGAGCGTATTGGGTGTCCACGATCAAATACCTGACTTTGTTTTTGACCAGGGAGCATCCATGAAGGCATTCGAACGTTATGGCGACCGGAAAGAATATCCGTGGGTCTCCAATCAAACATGGGAGAAAATTGCCTGGGATCCTTTACAGCAATGCTCTACTTGTGAATGGCGCCACCGGAGCGGCCAGACACTGAACAGGGAGTACTACCGCCATGCCACTGATTTGATTATTTGTTCCCACGATTTTTACATGGAGCATGTCTGGACAAAAGAATCGAGGAAACGGGAAGGCCAAATGCCGTTGCTGCCAGAAGCCAGTTGTGTTGTTTTTGATGAAGGACATCTGTTGGAGTTTGCTGCACAAAAAGGCTTGACGTACCGTTTTCATGCCGACACCTTGACCAAGGTGTTGACAGGTTACATGAGTCAGGATGTACGGGAAGAAACCCTTTACTTGATTGAAGACATTCTTACCCTTCATGAAGATTGGTTTGGCCTTTTATCCGAAAAATCAACTATAGTGGAAGGATCCTCTCGTAAGGAAGTCACGCTCACGGACAACCTGTTGCGAATGGCACATACGTTAAATGAAAAGGTACAACAGGTCCTGGAACAGTTAGTGTTCGATTCTGAATTGTTTACCATCGATCCTTACCACATTCGGATCATTGAAGAGTATCTGGAATTTTTCTCCTATGGGTTATCGATTTTGTTAAAAGACGATGAAGGAATTTATTGGCTGGAAGAAGCCGGGACAGATACGACGCTGGTCATCATGCCGCGTTTAGTGGAAGATGTACTAAAAAAAGAAGTCTTTTCCCAAAGCATCCCGTTCATCTTCTCGTCGGCCACCTTATCGCAAGGAGGAGATTTCTCCCACTTGGCAGGCAGTTTGGGGATTGCGTCCTATGACTCTTTTTCTGTCTCCTCCCCATTTGATTATGGGAGACAAATGGCTATTTACGGACACGTCGACAAGGAAGACAAGTGGAGCCGAATCAGGGAACAACTACAGGAAAATGAAGGGCGCTCCCTGCTTCTCTTCTCTTCCAAACAAGAGATGGATTTGTTCCGTTCTTGGGCGGACAAGCAAGACTGGTCCTTCAGCATGCTTTATGAAGGAGATCGGGAAATCAGTGAAACAGTACGTAAGTTTCAATTGGATCCGTCTTCGGTGCTGTGTTCCTATCACTTATGGGAAGGATTGGATGTTCCGGGAGATGCTTTGACGCAGGTAATCATCGTTTCTCTTCCTTTCCCGCCGCATGATCCTGTCTTTCAGGCCAAACGAAAGCATGCTGCCAATCCAATTGAATCGGTTGATGAGCCTTATATGCTTCTCCGGCTTCGGCAAGGGATCGGCAGGTTGATCAGGTCTAGTAACGATAATGGCACCATCCACATCTGGCTGAAGCCAGAAGAAACAAATAGCTATCGACAAGCGATCGAAAAGGTCCTCCCGGTCGATATACAATGGTAA
- a CDS encoding DUF1259 domain-containing protein, producing MPDIQEIAKTFGDILGVETEVEDGMCEAEKERDLDVTVQGRPFKSELSMEIHFESLEEDGTALNHAEIVVLPEEIPEFTRALGKNDLTITALHNHWLFAEPNIKYLHVQSVEKPEDFARKLSKAISVLKD from the coding sequence ATGCCAGATATCCAGGAAATAGCGAAAACTTTCGGTGACATCCTCGGTGTGGAAACCGAAGTCGAGGACGGAATGTGCGAAGCTGAAAAAGAACGGGACTTGGACGTCACGGTTCAAGGGCGTCCCTTCAAAAGCGAATTATCGATGGAAATTCATTTTGAATCCCTGGAAGAAGACGGTACTGCCTTGAATCATGCTGAAATTGTAGTACTCCCGGAAGAAATACCCGAATTCACAAGGGCTCTCGGTAAAAACGATCTTACAATTACTGCTTTGCATAATCACTGGTTGTTCGCCGAGCCGAATATCAAGTACCTCCACGTTCAATCTGTTGAAAAACCGGAAGATTTTGCGCGGAAGCTTTCAAAGGCCATTTCCGTTTTAAAAGATTAG
- a CDS encoding DMT family transporter, whose translation MKFYGLLSTSIILETTGASFMKLADNSWMAAAIVAVCYAISFTLYITIAYHSEISVVNAIWSGVGTALIVSVGILAFGESNSAVKVAGTLLIIAGVIGLNVSTRQKTPSAGEGA comes from the coding sequence ATGAAATTTTACGGCTTGCTGAGTACCTCGATCATATTGGAAACGACCGGTGCCTCGTTCATGAAGTTGGCAGACAACAGCTGGATGGCAGCGGCCATCGTCGCTGTCTGTTACGCCATCTCATTCACTTTGTACATCACAATTGCGTATCATTCAGAAATCAGTGTCGTGAACGCGATTTGGTCCGGTGTGGGAACTGCCTTGATTGTCAGTGTCGGAATCCTTGCTTTCGGAGAATCCAATTCTGCTGTAAAGGTTGCAGGAACATTGCTGATTATTGCCGGCGTTATTGGTCTGAACGTCAGTACAAGACAAAAAACCCCTTCAGCCGGGGAGGGAGCATGA